Below is a genomic region from Gadus morhua chromosome 4, gadMor3.0, whole genome shotgun sequence.
GAAGTCAAACCATTATTTCCCATCAACCAAAGATTTTCCCTATTACTTCCGTTGACATGCTTGTTGGTTCGGCTCTCATAACCTTGGATTCTCTATCGCAAGGCAGTTCTGTTTCAGTACGATTATAGAGATATTCAACACATAAAATGTAATACATACTTTTGACACTTTCCTCGCTCACATTATACATTATTCGTTtagcgtgtgtggtgtgtaggaAAAGTTAGAGAGTAGTTAGTCAGTCTGGACCATCGGGTATGTGTAGCATCgtcgccatctagtggtacaaatACGAAATACTGCCTCTGTGACAACGTTCACTCTGAAACTGATTGAATGGGTATATTATGTTATTCTGTTTTATTGACTCGAAGTGCAATTCaagtttaatatttttttaatatttaggAGGAGATAAATATTTCACCAAATTGTGAACATTTATAATAATGTGCTCGAGCTGACTCACACAAGAAAGACTGGAACTCGAAGCTGACCAATAAGTTAGGACTTTAGAAATAAGCATAAGGACATTAATTCAGAGAAAAAAGTTGTACACATAATACAATTACACACATATcacttattttattgttcagcTGCATAACCGACGAGGGGTCTAGGCGTGTCCCTCCTCGGGTAGCCCATTTCACGGGGGCGCGCACCGTGCACGCGTACTTGATTATACAGCAGCCAGCCAGTGCAGCGGTAGACGCCGTGACAAAGGGCTGTTTCTGATGACGGTTGTTGGCAGTCTATATCGTCAAATAATAATCTAAACATACTACATGTTCAAGACACATGTCCGCGCGATGAGGGATCGTTTGGCAGAGTTGGCCCAGGTGAGTGTTGGGGAACACACCTGTTGTGCAGGTAGATAGTAGGTAGATATACCGTTGCTGGACTATGTTCGCTGCACCGTCTTCCTCATTTATCGCTTGACACGCCTGTTTTCCGTTGCTCATCTCGTTCACTCTCGCTGTCCAAAACGTTAAGATTTTGCTATATGTTTGGCATTTaactttttctttcattttttacaGGTCAGCAAAAACGTGGACAAGGGGTCCATCCAACGAGTGAATAGTTCACACATGGACGATTTTTTCAAGAAGGTAAGTGGTTACCTTCTTGATAGGCGTACATAATTGCTGACATGTAATGTTTTACTAGGCTTACATGAAAAAGGAAAAGGGTTATTTACACtcaaaacactgtgtgtgtgtgtgtgtgtgtgtgtgtgtgtgtgtgtgtgtgtctctctctcgtctggaGCAGGTGAAAGAGGTACAGTCTCGGATATTGAAGATCACTTCTCATGTAGAGGAAGTGAGGAGGAAACACAATGAGATTCTGTCCGCTCCGATCTCCGAGCAGAGTGAGTAGTGTGTCCTAGTTCGTCACCAAGGTAACTCTGTACTCTTGGATCCACTAGTACTACTATTGATATCGTAACTTAACTTCTGGTGGGAAACTGCAAGGGGCAGAGTAACGCCTGTTTCCTATTTTGTTATGGTGACATTCTAAGGGCAACCTGGTTGAATTTCTTCAATACACTTCTTACTAACATGGTGCCAAGTGAATGAGAGGTGTATGTTGTTATAGTTGACCGTGAAGGCCTTCTAATAAGTGGGGGTGTAGCTCTGTCTAGCTTAGCCTAATTGTAGGTCTACACATGGTGTTTTTGGAGGGGTTATTTCTCATATAATAACAAAGGCTGTGTAACGTCGACAAATTAATATAGTCTTCAGTTTCTAatactgtacattattttaaacAGACGCAAGTCAAATAGAGTACACTTTCTTTACTTTTATCTAGCAGGAAATATTTTTCTGCATGAGTATTTTAGTGTGAAAGCACATTGCAAACATGATATGCAGTAATTAAGAAGAAAATAGCCGGTGGCAAAAGTTTTCCATTATAAGAATATATAATGAAGAACATAATGGTTCATATCCCCTCGCAACCCCAGTGTGATTAGTTTTGGACCCAAACATCTACTGGTTTTGAGTCACCAGCCTCAGGAATTACTCCAGGGTTTGCTCCATGCAGTGGATGATGTTGAAGATTATTAGCCTTGCAGATGTATCGGTGCCACTTTTGCTTCCTCTTTGGATCATGTTGTGTAAACACCAGGTTAATGAACACTTTACATTAAATGTAGTTATAAGTGGGAgatttcatccaaagcgacttacgagAGAGACTGAGATGGAAGCAAACATCAAAGTAGTAGAATACGTAAGATGCAAAGTAGGGGTTTTAATATTTCAGTATCTCACGGTTGGATTTGATTGTGATTTAGTATACAAGAGTGTTAATTTCCGGATCTTCTCCTTTGCGCTTTGAAAGGCAGTGTGGCAAATGGTATAAAAGAAgcggtgtgtaagtgtgtacgACTATGCAGATTTTATATTTGAGCAATGTATATGAACTAATTGCAATAATGTATACACACGGAAAGGCATGCATCAAACAAAAGGAAACCAAATAAATAGATTGTTGGAAGTTGTGACTCGATTCAGATTCTTCCATCGTCCGGTTGTCCTGCTTTAATGACATTGACTTGACTGGTTTAATTTGCGTACCCTCCTCAGGGAAGAAGCATGAACTGGAGGAGCTGAACAAGGATATCAAGAGAGACTCCACCCTGGTGCAGGCAGAACTCAAAGGTAAGGATTGCTCCTGTTTTTAAACGGCATTATCCAAAACCACATTGTACACATTGTTTTGAATTGGAAAAGTGCTGCATTAAATGGCTGCTCTATGGAAGGAACTTTAGCTTAAGCCTaaattattctgtgtgtgtatttgacatTTAAATGAGTAGCAGTACAAACTGTCAAACAGGAAACGGGGAAAACTGGCAGAACTGGCAAATCATGGCTCACCctactttatgtgtgtgtatgtgtgtgcacttgtttatgtgtgtgtacgtgcgtctgCCCACAGCGATCAAACAAGGCTTGTCTCTTGATGAGAATGAAAACAATGCCTCAGTGGATCAACGCATACAGAAAAATCAGGTCCTTCATTTGATTGCATCATTGCATTGTGTCATTTAGTAAAAAAAAGTTAACTATATACGTTAATACACATTCAGATATCAGCATTAAGGTTTGAAAATGGCATAATGTGGCAGTCAGAGTTAATCTTTATTCTATAGTATTGTAAGTAAAACAGGACATAAAGCTATAGCGATAAAACATTATCTTTTTTTCGTTTTCACTCGCTAAATGGCCGAAATCTATGAATCATTTGCTACTTAGTTGCATAAAGGCctaatttataattttttattaaACTACTCTTCAAGGAAATTCCAAGACCTTTTAAACCTATTGAATATTGTCCGTAGCACTCGGATCTGACCCGGCAGTTTGTGGAGGCCATGACGGCTTACAGCAAGATACAGGTGGCCTTCAGGGATGAGTCCAAGAACCGAATCCTCAGACAACTGGAGATCAGTgagttaaaacacacacacacacacacacacacacacacacacacacacacacacacacacacacacacacacacacacacacacacacacacacacacacacacacacacacacacactctctctcacactctatgacacacacacactatgaccATCTGCCGTGTCCCATGTTGACACATCTGAATCCTTTCATTAACCTGGCGGGAGTAGTATTTGCTCTGAGGGCTGGGGGTTGTGTCCCTAGTCTCCACCTCTGAAGATAACATGAGCTGTTGTAACAAGACACCCGTGCTGGTGTGTTGCTACGGCAGCGGTTCCTCGGATACAAAGGGAATAACCGCCACCGCACTGCTACACAGTGTTGTTAAAGGGGCCGCGCCACGGGTTTGTGTTGTAGGCCAATCCTAGATATAATGTCTGTTAAAAAAATGCACTTTGCTCTTGGTATCAGAAGAACAGTCTAATGCACGCTATGAATTAAACAAAGGAATGCTCTGTATCAAGTATGAGCGCTGCCTTTTTTAACGTTTTTTTGGTTTGTCTTTTCATCTGCAAACCATTAAAGGCAGAAGCACCAACAGACAGGAATGATACtacaaactaaataaacaatAGAATGGTGGAGAGATGTGGTGTGAATAAGGTGCTGTGCAGTAGGGATTAAGCTTTCACAACCTTTCTTCACCTTCAACGCTTGTCAGAGTGACCAGCGTTGATTGCATTGGTTATTATTGCATTAGTTACTAATGATGAGGggtcctctcttgctctcctaaAAACAGCCTTCTTACACACTTATTTTATGTAGTAGGTCCTGGCACCTAATAGTACCTAGCATTGTGTTATTATAGATATCTTTGTTGCGTACAGGGAAATGGTTAACCTGggcttgacccttgaccccatccttactgtaccgacagtacAGGCACTTTTTGTCTGTCacattggataaaagtgtctgctaaatgtaaaatgtaaatgagtTGCTTACACTGGGCTAGTCATGAACCAAACGTTTACAACCCACACTGTTGATGTTGACCACTTTGTACTGGGAAGAGACctaacttcctgtttcctgttcagCTGGAAAGGTGACTTCAAATGAAGAGTTGGAGACCATCTTGCAGTCTGACAATCCCTCAATCTTCACATTTGATGTGGGTAAAGATATGATCTGCCTGTACATAtcacaaatacatttaacaATATAATTTAACGAACTCTTAAAATTATAAGTGTAATACTAACCCAAAAGATGTCCACTAACATGTTCATTCACAGTCCCAAGAATATATGACCACTTTGATAAAACATTCAATATTAGGCTGTAATAGTGAACTCTAGCATCATTCCAGTGAGGTAACAAATGCTGGCTAGTTAAAGGCCATTCTGACCCTTATTGTCCAACATGTGTTGTGCATGGATGAGTATAGTGGATTTGTTCCAGGTGACTGATGACACTTACTGACTAGTTAAGTGCTTTCATTAATGCTTTCCATTATAAATCAACACATTTGCGACCCGATAATTTTTCCACGCAGGTGGCCCAGGACTCCCAAACGACGCGTCACGCCCTAAACGAGATCGAGTCCCGGCACCATGACATCATGGACCTGGAGTCGAGCATCAGAGAGCTGAACGAGATGTTCACCGACGTCGCCGTGCTGGTAGACACCCAGGTACCATGTGTAgaaataacatttaaataacGCCATTTGCTACTTCGTCATGCAGGCATCGCAGCTACAAGACTAGTGGTTTGAATGAGGACCTCTAGGTGTTGCACTCTGACCCCAACATGtgctcatccaccaccacacctCCCTGATCCAATGGGAATCCTAGTTCTGGGACTTTCCTGGCAGGAGCTGCAGCTCATGAGGACTAAAGACGCATATGATTGGCTTCCGATTTCTGGTTCAGAAGCTGTGCTGTCCTACTTCCACTGTTGATTTGATCTGAGGCTTGTCTGTCAAAAGTGGGCTGAACGAGGCAGTGGGCCAGGAATCCAACTCTTGCCAAGCTTATTGACACAAAGTGGGCTGATGAACTATCTTGGCTTAATTAGTGAGCACATTAATAAGTGTAACTGTTTACAGCTGGCATGATAATTTAAAGTGAGAATGTTTGGTAGTGCTGCTTATAATCTATCTATTTGCACTCAATTGTTTGATTTGCTTAATTTGTTTAAAGATTTGGGCAAATGCAATGGAATTGagccatgtgttttttttaactgtttttGACAATCCAATTTCCCTGTGAAGTATGTAAACAGGAACCCTGTCTTCTTCTCCAGGGTAACCTGACGAATAACATAGAGAAGAACGTGAGCAGCGCTGCAGAGTACATTTTCGTTGCCAAAGGAGAAACCAAGAAGGCAGTGCTGTACAAGAAGAAGGCGTGCAGGGTAATAGCCTGAGGCCTTGGGACCAGAGCTGTGTGGGTGCTGTCAGTTAAAACCCTTTATCAGTGACTCCCATACACTCTGTATGGGAATAGTTTGACCCCCTGGTCAAACTATTTCAGTAAAGGAAATGTTGACAGCGCTGGAAATTCTTTATTATTGCTGTGACAAACTATTTTCTTTATATATGTAATTTCTTTATCTTCGCTGTATCCATGGTTTGCTATGCTATGAAGCTTCATTTTACTTctgatttttttgttgttgctctAACTAATGTGAAAAAAGTGTGTTAAATAAAACCATTATGTATTGATTTAGAATGTTTGCTTCCTGCTTGACAATCCAGCGTTTTTGTTCTGTCTGTTGATGGAATGAGAATAGTTAACTGACGTTAACTATACTTAAACATCAGTCAACCAAGTTTCATGTTGAAAACTGTGGAGAGTAAGAGCTGGGCTTTGAAAAGGGGCATTCATTTGGATGGATGGCTTTCAGGATTTGGTTGGAGATAACTGGAGTGATTGGTGTATAACCCAGTGATGTTGTAAATGGTTTGTATAGTTAGTGGGTTTGACCTTCCCAAGCGACCTgtcaaaataagaaaaaaaaatagaatttaCACAATTGTTTAAGTTGCAAGAGTTATGGTTGATTTTATAATGTGATTATGAACAGTGATCACAAGTTTTAAAGTCACTGACCGTCACCTAAGACAATAGCTGAATAACATAAACAGTGCAGATAACAGTGGTGTTAGGCATTTCTTCAAGACTAGAAGATAGAGAAGTGTCTTTAAATGCATCTTTAACCAACCTTTTTTGTGGCCTCCTAGGAAATGAGAAATCAGGAACTACTTATTTTTGACCGTCCCATTACTTTACATTGATAGCATACTATTAGGTGCTTTTGTCCTAAGCATTAAACAGATCCATGACTGTATACATTCATAGCATTGGTGGAAGACTCCCCCAATAGCTCTAAAGCTCCTCTGTTCTCCGCCAGTTGAGCTAGACATGACATTGGCGATGACTCTCAATTGTAAAACCCTAACCgttgattatgtgtttattttgcAGAAGTATATCATTATTGCTGCAGTTGTTGCAACATTGCTGGCGTTGATAGCGCTAATTGTCGGTTTAGCCTTGGGTCTACCCAAGACCTAACCTCCGTCCAACCCAGACATGGTAAGTAAATGTCACTTAATATATTGGTCACTGAACCAAACCAATATGTCCACCTTTAAGATGCTCTAAATACGATTTAAGAGATATGACTTTAGTTTATTTTGTCAAATGCCATAGTATCCATTGAAAAATGCTGGGAGTAGCTGTTCTGGTTGACTGCATACTTGGCTCTGTATGAGGCAATTTAGATTTTAGGCCGCTCATTTCTGAAAAAATCTGGGTAACTCATCCCTGATTGGTTGGGGGAATCCATATCGCCTTTCAATCACAGTCGTGTGAATTCAACACTTCTCCATGGTGGAGAAACGTAGGGAGGAATGGAGCAGAGAGGCGTTcataattattattcttttgGAAGATTGGAAGATTTATTTTCAAATCTGGTCTTCTTGCCTACTGCAGCTTTAAGTCTTTATCTAACACAAAGCTTCCACCCCATTTATTTGTGCAGGTGGACACTCAAATGAAGGATCAAGTGCACAAGCATTATACACCAGAAGATGGCACTGCAGATGTGGCTTCTGATTAGACCTTCTGAAAAAGTGTTAAGAGTTAAGATGGCTGGGTTAAATGTCTTACATTAATGTATTCATTTAATATTGCCTATTTTATGTAATCACaatcttttttaactttgaatcGACTAtttattagtatttatttaatttatatcTAATGTAGAGACCTTCGTGACCAAATATTTGTAATGTCATTGTTATTCTATCAATGTCCCgtgccttttgttttctaaatgAATGTATATTTTGTATTGTATAGTTTCATAAAATCATTAGCTGTGGACCTTTTGGTCTGAAATGAAGAACCCTTTGTGGAGCAAGAGAAACCATTCTTTCAATATGCTGAGCTGGTTGACCAAAGTGCCTGCGGGCCAATAAAGGGATCAGGTTATCTGACCACCCTCTCGTCACTGTGTCTGCTGTTCCCAGAAGGCTGATTGTTCTGTTTGCGAAGCCCAAGTTAATATCAATGAATTAGCCGCTTTGGACGGCATTTTATGACACATTTACAACTTATGTCCCCAGGACAAGGACAAAGGGCTGTTTTATCTTCTGCTATGGCTGCGTGAATCAGCATTGATTTTAAGTGTGATGCCCTATTCTGTCTTGCTACCTCTCTAGCTctcttacatgcacacacgcatgcacacgcacgcacatgcacacgcacacaccaacacaccttAGTTGGtgcccacatgcacgcacacacacgagcacacgtacacaccttAGTCtatgcccacaaacacaccttagTGGGTGCCTACGCaggcatacacgcacaaacacaaacaaacaccgtAGTTGGTCCCCACATGCACGGAAACAcatacatttgcacacacaagcaggtggccacacgcacacaaacacacacacacacacacacacacacacacaaataatgcaTTTGCCCCCCCACGCCAGTGCCCTGAggtctctgtcctgtctgtaATGGAGGAAAGTTAGACAGTCATGCTGCTTCTCCCGCAACACTGGACCACAGCCAGGAAGAACCCATTGACttatttccctctctttctccctctacctctctcgcccactctccacccctccctccctccctctaccactctctgtctcctctagaTAACATTACACAGCACTCTACACTGTGCTGAAACTCCTGAATTACAAATAAGAGGAACAGAGAACAGGGAGaaatttataattataataatgacaatGTAATCAAAGACCAGGGGAATACATAActacatataaaatatattaacgAAAGGAAATACCGGGACGACAAGCACAAAAAAGTTCACTTTATTGGATTTGACAAATGTGgcattttctgtgtgtctgggctGCATTCCAAATCGATTGGTGTCATGGAGTTTTTTTTTGTCGTGAAACGCAGTTGGACCAAGGACAGGTCAAGGTCACTCTGCCTGTCCTCAGTCTGTCCAACCAGAAGGCTCTGTAATAGCTTTAAACACAGCTCCCACTGGCAGAACTGCATTCATGTCCAGATGGAATGGACAGCAGTGTCCACAGCGGACGATACACAGGCAGATGAGATGAAGAGTTTCGAAAAAAACGACACAATGAAGTGAAGGTGCTTTTTGGAATAAAAAAAAGGTTGTTTGGTGTTCCTCCATGTTGGTCAAACGGCAGGGCTTCTTGCAGTTACTTCTTGGCTTTGCCCTGGGCGGCGACTGCCTCCATGGCTTTCTTCACCGTCTCCTCGTCACCCAGGAAGGCCATGGGCTTGACGGGCTTCAGGTCGGCGTCGAGCTCGTACACGATGGGGATCCCCGTGGGCAGGTTCAGCTCCATGATGGCGGCGTCGGACATGCCTGGAGAGACGTAAACAAGACGAACGCGTCGGTCAGGAGAGTCGGTGGGGGCTTGGTTAAGGGGGCAATATATAGTGGTTTTATTTTTGAGACCGAAGAAGTTCTTTGCAGACGAGGTGATTGGCAATAATGTGGGTTCGGTTTGGTCACTGAACGATCCGTTGGTTAAGACAAGTGGGGTCTCCGtggggtctccatggagacaggAAAATCGGAAAACGTGATTCACCACTTCCAAATGATTGGTAACTTAAAGATGCTGTAGTTGAGatgtaaaacattttttatgcattttaaTGCCAAAATACCAAAGCCATTTGTGAGCTATAAGTGACTGAAATGCTCGTGAGAATGTGTTTTGCAGAATTGATGGCAGGAATGAAAAAGTGCAGTTGTAAAGTCCCTGTGAAAAATGGTGCTGTCATGCAGGGAAATAACCCAAAACACCATTATTTTCAAGTTGCTGTGAAAAAGAGTTTCTTAACTAGCGTCCCTGGACCATGTAGCAAACTTTATAATATATAGCCTCACTACATTGTGGTTTAGAGTGGCTCGGCAACCTGAATATGGGATGTTGGAATACATTTATCTCACACTGTCCCCTCTGCTTGGCTGCTCTGTGCTCCTGAGTCAGTAGAGCAAAGATACATCTAGATTGCTTTGTTAAATCTAAGTTTAAATCAAAATAATTGTCTTTTGTTTCTAATTTCTTTATTTCCACTCCCTTATCCAGCCACCACTGCCGCTAGAAAATGGCCAACCTTCACCACAGAAAGGTCGCGCTTGTAACGCTAAACCACGCGTCTGGCCTTTACCCATGTCCGAGCTCCgggggagcgagagaaagagacaccgGGGTATTTTTAGACCCTGTAATCTGGGAATGTGtactgtgtgcctgtgtgtatgcatgcatgtccaTGTGTTTGGTGTATAGGATGTCATTGAAATACTATGTTTATCCACATACACaagataaataaaatgtcaaccccATGTCTTGGTTTCAATTAGAGCTGAAAAGccagagaggtcaaaggtcaatgaTAAGGTCGGAGGTCAGTTAAAACGTGACACCTAAACTTCTCCATTTGCACATCATCACATGCACCTAGAAACCCTCCTCGTGAGAGACACAACTCATATCCCACAATACTCCCCCCAACTAACTTACTGAATATGACACAGAGAATCCAAGACAGACACAACTAATAtttgagaatgtgtgtgcgtatgtgtgtgtgtgtgtgtgtgtgtgtttttgtgtgggtgtgtttttaaaAACGTTCATTTCGACCACTTCGTCCAACTCACCCTCTAAGTGCTTGACGATGCCACGGAGACTGTTGCCGTGGGCAGCGATAATCACGTTCTTGCC
It encodes:
- the LOC115542749 gene encoding syntaxin-2, with translation MFKTHVRAMRDRLAELAQVSKNVDKGSIQRVNSSHMDDFFKKVKEVQSRILKITSHVEEVRRKHNEILSAPISEQRKKHELEELNKDIKRDSTLVQAELKAIKQGLSLDENENNASVDQRIQKNQHSDLTRQFVEAMTAYSKIQVAFRDESKNRILRQLEITGKVTSNEELETILQSDNPSIFTFDVAQDSQTTRHALNEIESRHHDIMDLESSIRELNEMFTDVAVLVDTQGNLTNNIEKNVSSAAEYIFVAKGETKKAVLYKKKACRKYIIIAAVVATLLALIALIVGLALGLPKT